Proteins encoded in a region of the Flavobacterium sp. MDT1-60 genome:
- a CDS encoding LytTR family DNA-binding domain-containing protein: MTIIIIEDEVKTAKALGQLILSIRPDTQILSYIQSIDGAVSYLLENDQPDLIFMDIQLADGLCFEIFKNVAVLSPVIFCTAFDDYAIEAFKSNGIDYVLKPFSRESIAQAIKKAAELKNFFQRNKKMMPDFEYLLTRTGENKGKSSFLVFKNNKYQTVLTENIALFYIKNETPTIMCFDKTEYQITQSLDEVHKLLSPTQFFRINRQYLVNFAAIREAEHYFSRKLIIKLTIPTEEKLLVGKEKATAFLSWLENR; this comes from the coding sequence ATGACTATCATAATAATTGAGGATGAAGTAAAAACAGCCAAAGCACTTGGCCAGCTAATTTTGAGCATCAGACCAGATACTCAAATTTTGTCGTATATACAAAGCATAGACGGAGCCGTGAGCTATCTGTTAGAAAATGATCAGCCTGATCTTATCTTTATGGATATTCAGCTGGCAGATGGTTTGTGTTTTGAGATTTTCAAGAATGTTGCCGTTTTATCCCCTGTAATATTTTGTACCGCTTTTGATGATTATGCTATTGAAGCTTTTAAATCAAACGGAATCGATTATGTATTAAAACCATTCTCAAGAGAAAGTATAGCTCAGGCTATTAAAAAAGCAGCCGAACTAAAGAATTTCTTCCAGAGAAATAAAAAAATGATGCCGGATTTCGAGTACTTATTAACTCGAACTGGCGAAAATAAAGGAAAAAGCAGTTTTTTGGTTTTTAAAAACAATAAATACCAAACCGTTTTAACAGAGAATATTGCCTTGTTTTATATTAAAAATGAAACCCCGACAATTATGTGTTTTGATAAAACTGAGTATCAAATTACGCAATCCCTGGATGAGGTTCATAAACTATTATCGCCAACACAATTCTTTAGAATCAACAGACAATATTTGGTGAATTTCGCAGCAATAAGAGAAGCAGAACATTATTTCTCCCGTAAATTAATCATCAAATTAACCATTCCAACAGAAGAAAAATTATTGGTAGGAAAAGAGAAAGCCACAGCATTTTTGAGCTGGTTGGAAAACAGATAA
- a CDS encoding SDR family NAD(P)-dependent oxidoreductase: MKKQTIIVTGAASGIGKGIAKYFLDRGDNVVINSVTPASLEIAYNEFGAGDNLAMYAGDISDKNTGEQLVKIAIEKFGSVDVLVNNAGIFDSKPFLEVDEAYLDKFLTTNLKGTYFTTQAVVPQMLKQKDGVVINIGTPLVNHGLGGWPASAPVSSKGAIHALTIQLAAEFGKQNIRFNTVAPGVIRTPMHGDKADQNAGLHLLNRVGEIDDVAEMVYVVAKSTFITGSIINVDGGKAAGHNLN; encoded by the coding sequence ATGAAAAAACAAACAATAATTGTAACAGGTGCAGCATCTGGTATAGGAAAAGGAATCGCTAAATATTTTTTAGACAGAGGCGATAATGTAGTCATCAATTCAGTGACTCCGGCTTCATTAGAAATTGCTTATAACGAATTTGGAGCAGGAGATAATTTGGCAATGTATGCCGGAGATATCAGCGATAAAAACACTGGTGAACAACTGGTAAAAATCGCAATCGAAAAATTTGGTTCTGTAGATGTATTGGTGAACAATGCCGGAATCTTTGACAGCAAACCCTTTTTGGAAGTGGATGAAGCGTATCTGGATAAATTTTTAACTACAAACTTAAAAGGAACTTATTTTACTACTCAGGCAGTTGTTCCTCAAATGTTGAAACAAAAAGATGGTGTTGTCATTAATATCGGGACACCATTGGTAAATCACGGATTAGGCGGATGGCCAGCTTCGGCTCCTGTTTCAAGTAAAGGTGCCATTCATGCTTTAACGATTCAATTGGCAGCAGAATTCGGTAAACAAAACATTCGTTTTAATACTGTTGCTCCAGGGGTGATCAGAACGCCAATGCACGGAGATAAAGCCGATCAGAATGCTGGTCTGCACTTATTAAACAGAGTAGGGGAAATCGATGATGTTGCCGAAATGGTATACGTTGTTGCCAAAAGTACTTTCATTACCGGATCAATTATCAATGTTGATGGTGGAAAAGCAGCTGGTCATAATTTAAATTAA
- a CDS encoding nuclear transport factor 2 family protein, with the protein MKTILLTAFMLWTFQGIKAQNNIKMENQHEDVLAITDAIENYYFKGIYEGDAILLESIFYPGTLVYGDVNGQPYFKTADLYLNGVKNRQSPKDSGKPFKGEILNIKVVNSIAMAEINLKMYEFNYRDFLSFHRINGKWFIVNKILTNISE; encoded by the coding sequence ATGAAAACTATTTTATTAACTGCTTTTATGCTTTGGACATTCCAAGGCATAAAAGCACAAAACAATATCAAAATGGAAAATCAACACGAAGATGTATTAGCCATCACAGACGCAATAGAAAACTACTATTTTAAAGGTATTTATGAAGGAGATGCAATACTATTGGAAAGTATTTTTTATCCTGGAACATTAGTTTATGGAGATGTAAACGGACAGCCATACTTTAAAACAGCAGACCTTTATTTAAATGGTGTAAAAAACAGACAAAGTCCGAAAGATTCAGGGAAACCTTTTAAGGGTGAAATTCTGAACATAAAAGTCGTAAATTCAATTGCGATGGCGGAGATTAATTTAAAAATGTACGAGTTTAATTATCGGGATTTTTTATCTTTCCATAGGATTAATGGAAAATGGTTTATAGTCAATAAAATACTAACCAATATAAGTGAATAA
- a CDS encoding 4-oxalocrotonate tautomerase family protein: MPYVKIELTREGVTREQKQELISGITNLITEVLNKDPHLTHIVIQEVDLDDWGYAGEQVSVLREKGITADKK, translated from the coding sequence ATGCCTTACGTAAAAATCGAATTGACCCGCGAAGGAGTAACCCGCGAGCAAAAACAAGAATTAATCAGTGGTATAACCAACCTGATTACAGAAGTATTAAACAAAGATCCGCATTTAACTCATATCGTGATTCAGGAAGTAGATTTAGACGATTGGGGTTATGCAGGAGAACAAGTATCAGTATTAAGAGAAAAAGGCATAACTGCCGATAAAAAATAA
- a CDS encoding TetR/AcrR family transcriptional regulator codes for MSKAERTRQFIIETSAPLINKKGMAGTSLSDIMEATKLAKGGIYGNFENKEEICMESFLYLRTQLASKLDLAVSKGKSAKEKLFNLLDVYGNDKNMAGGCPILNFGTEADDTNPVMREQVKKAILSAQKRFFNIVEDGIQNKELSSEINPEQFSIRTFALIEGAILCRKVFGNDDQMNIVLDSIKNEFKKYVL; via the coding sequence ATGAGTAAAGCAGAACGAACCAGACAATTTATAATTGAAACGTCGGCGCCTCTTATTAATAAAAAAGGCATGGCCGGTACCTCATTGAGTGATATTATGGAAGCTACAAAGTTAGCCAAAGGCGGTATCTACGGTAATTTTGAGAATAAAGAGGAAATCTGTATGGAATCTTTTTTATATCTAAGGACACAACTAGCTTCCAAATTAGATTTAGCTGTTTCTAAAGGTAAATCAGCAAAAGAAAAACTTTTTAATTTGCTAGATGTTTATGGCAATGACAAAAATATGGCAGGAGGCTGTCCGATTTTGAATTTTGGAACAGAAGCCGATGACACAAATCCGGTCATGAGAGAACAAGTAAAAAAAGCAATTCTTTCTGCTCAGAAAAGATTTTTCAACATAGTTGAAGACGGTATTCAGAATAAAGAATTGTCTTCAGAAATAAATCCGGAGCAATTTAGTATCAGGACTTTCGCATTGATAGAAGGTGCTATTTTGTGCCGTAAAGTATTTGGGAACGATGATCAAATGAACATTGTTCTGGACAGTATCAAAAATGAATTTAAAAAATATGTTTTATAG
- a CDS encoding sensor histidine kinase has product MEKVKNFRVSQKVIWGSSIALAILASIPKLFDGVSTPGDIVINSSITLMFSVFIWYYNIYSLPKFSSQRTNTKLFNWKLLLSVILGIAVMVILVIGHQELFQISKMDAPIMFELRGILINLIVYMFLHLLFQNYQTQQMGVELERTHAVNLGAQYELLKQQVNPHFLFNSLNTLKSMVEIQDPQSADFILKLSDFYRFTLESRKLDLIPLKEELQILDSYVYLLKARFEDGFVLINEVDQKQYDSAIPPFTLQLLIENCIKHNVVSLDKPLQIKLYSENDFLVIENPIQLKRGVLSTGVGLDNINQRFMHLIHKEIEIDKTETIFKVKIPMIYDYHNN; this is encoded by the coding sequence ATGGAAAAAGTAAAAAACTTTCGCGTTTCCCAAAAGGTGATTTGGGGAAGTTCTATAGCATTGGCGATTCTTGCTTCAATACCAAAATTATTTGACGGCGTTTCGACTCCGGGAGATATTGTAATCAATTCTTCAATTACGTTGATGTTCTCTGTTTTTATTTGGTATTACAATATTTACAGCCTGCCTAAATTTTCGTCGCAACGTACGAATACAAAATTATTCAACTGGAAACTTTTATTGAGTGTTATCCTTGGTATAGCAGTTATGGTTATCCTTGTAATTGGACACCAGGAGCTTTTTCAAATTTCTAAAATGGATGCCCCAATTATGTTCGAGTTGCGCGGTATTTTAATCAATTTGATCGTTTATATGTTTTTGCATTTGCTTTTTCAAAATTATCAGACACAACAAATGGGAGTTGAACTCGAACGTACTCATGCTGTAAATTTGGGAGCACAGTACGAACTATTGAAACAGCAGGTCAATCCGCATTTTTTGTTTAATAGTCTGAATACGTTGAAATCGATGGTAGAAATTCAGGATCCGCAGAGTGCTGATTTTATTCTGAAATTATCTGATTTTTACCGATTTACACTCGAAAGTCGAAAATTAGATTTAATACCTCTAAAAGAAGAACTTCAAATATTAGATTCTTATGTCTATTTGCTGAAAGCGCGTTTTGAAGACGGATTCGTTTTAATAAATGAAGTCGATCAAAAACAATATGATTCGGCTATTCCGCCTTTTACTTTGCAATTATTGATAGAAAATTGCATTAAGCACAATGTGGTTTCTTTGGATAAACCGTTGCAGATTAAATTATATTCTGAAAATGACTTTTTAGTTATTGAAAATCCAATACAGCTCAAAAGAGGTGTTTTGTCAACAGGTGTTGGTCTTGACAATATCAATCAGCGCTTTATGCATTTGATTCATAAGGAAATTGAAATTGACAAAACCGAAACTATTTTTAAAGTAAAAATACCAATGATCTATGACTATCATAATAATTGA
- a CDS encoding thioredoxin family protein: MKNSILIFFAITLSSLFFLNCFMFPESEIAGTFKTEKAKLETVNNNGFAVVELFTSEGCSSCPPADELLAKLQREAGEKNIYLLAYHVDYWDRLGWKDQFSSNDFTKRQQKYQDWLNLFVMYTPQFIINGTTEFAGYNETSLYGKVSDALEAKTTADLNLTAKTSKDSLEIHYTTHQFQKDINLFVATIQKQAISKVFRGENQGATLQHVQIVKHLNSFQLIKKEGKVKIVQPYNFNSKDFEIIGFIQNTTTGKISISTKADLHL; the protein is encoded by the coding sequence ATGAAAAATAGTATCCTGATCTTCTTTGCTATAACACTTTCCTCACTCTTCTTTTTAAATTGTTTTATGTTTCCGGAAAGCGAAATAGCCGGGACTTTTAAAACCGAAAAAGCAAAATTAGAAACAGTCAATAACAATGGTTTTGCTGTTGTAGAACTTTTTACTTCCGAAGGATGTTCGAGCTGTCCTCCTGCCGATGAATTACTGGCAAAATTACAGCGTGAAGCGGGAGAAAAAAACATTTACTTACTAGCTTACCATGTAGATTATTGGGATCGTTTGGGCTGGAAAGACCAATTTAGTTCAAACGATTTTACAAAGCGTCAACAAAAATACCAGGATTGGCTTAATTTGTTTGTGATGTATACACCACAATTCATTATCAATGGAACTACTGAATTTGCAGGTTATAATGAAACTTCATTATACGGAAAAGTTTCAGATGCCTTAGAAGCCAAAACAACGGCTGATTTAAATCTTACAGCAAAAACCAGTAAAGATTCTTTAGAAATCCATTATACAACTCATCAGTTTCAAAAAGATATTAATTTGTTTGTTGCCACGATTCAGAAGCAAGCCATTTCAAAAGTATTTCGGGGAGAAAATCAAGGCGCTACACTACAACATGTTCAGATTGTAAAACACCTTAATTCTTTTCAACTAATCAAAAAAGAAGGAAAAGTAAAGATCGTACAACCCTACAATTTCAACTCAAAAGATTTTGAAATAATTGGTTTTATTCAAAATACCACAACGGGAAAAATCTCCATAAGCACAAAAGCTGATCTACATTTATAA
- a CDS encoding nitronate monooxygenase family protein, which produces MWYNTKATELLGIQYPILQGSFGGNLSSVALTATVSNAGGLGGYGAYTLTPQEIFEIDKQIKAATDKPYNLNLWVSDHDIPGTGLTDEQFKKAAALFKPYFDEAGISLPEKPASFQSRFENQLEVILDVRPKVFSFMFGALPPDVLEQCRKLGIVTVGAATTLDEAIFLENSGVDMIIASGFEAGGHRPSFLASAESSLNGTFVLLQLIREKVKIPVIAAGGIANGKGVAAALALGASAAQIGTAFLAVDESNALPIHKQMLFSDAAKYSTLSRAYTGRLGRGLTSRIAKEIMGKEADVLPFPLQTTFMSPLRKAALDQEKWDMILFWGGQIAPILKHTKAGELMHSLIEETTAYFDALKG; this is translated from the coding sequence ATGTGGTACAATACAAAAGCAACAGAATTACTAGGAATTCAATATCCAATATTACAAGGGTCATTTGGAGGTAATTTATCCTCTGTGGCCTTGACAGCGACGGTTTCAAATGCTGGCGGACTTGGCGGCTACGGTGCTTATACACTGACACCTCAGGAAATTTTTGAGATTGATAAACAAATAAAGGCCGCAACAGATAAACCTTATAATCTTAATCTTTGGGTTTCTGATCATGATATTCCCGGAACCGGTTTAACCGATGAACAATTCAAAAAAGCTGCAGCATTATTCAAGCCTTATTTTGATGAAGCTGGAATTTCGTTACCGGAGAAACCAGCGTCATTTCAATCCAGATTTGAAAATCAATTGGAAGTGATATTAGATGTTCGTCCAAAAGTTTTCAGTTTTATGTTTGGTGCGTTGCCTCCTGATGTTTTAGAACAATGCCGAAAATTAGGAATTGTAACAGTTGGTGCAGCAACAACTTTAGACGAAGCCATTTTTTTAGAAAATTCAGGTGTTGATATGATAATTGCTTCAGGTTTTGAAGCTGGCGGACATCGACCTTCCTTCTTAGCTTCGGCAGAAAGCTCTTTAAACGGAACTTTTGTTTTGCTGCAGTTAATTCGGGAGAAAGTAAAAATTCCGGTGATTGCGGCTGGTGGAATTGCAAACGGAAAAGGGGTAGCAGCGGCATTAGCTTTGGGAGCAAGTGCAGCCCAAATCGGAACAGCTTTTTTAGCCGTTGACGAATCGAATGCGTTACCAATCCATAAACAAATGTTATTCTCGGATGCAGCAAAATATTCTACTTTGTCACGCGCCTACACGGGAAGATTGGGGCGTGGATTAACCAGCAGAATTGCAAAAGAAATTATGGGTAAAGAAGCTGATGTTTTGCCATTTCCATTACAAACTACTTTTATGTCACCCTTACGTAAAGCAGCCCTGGATCAGGAAAAATGGGATATGATATTGTTTTGGGGAGGACAAATTGCTCCTATATTAAAACATACAAAAGCCGGTGAATTAATGCATTCTTTAATTGAAGAAACGACGGCTTATTTTGATGCTTTAAAAGGGTAA
- a CDS encoding DoxX family protein: MNAKTTKIIYWTGVILTSLWFGASGFFELTTNPIVWGITQQLGYPEHFIYLLGVFKVAGVIVLLIPNKLLRLKEWVFAGVFFDITFAFFSKLALLGFSATTDAIIAFIMVSVTYFMFRKLYSVQYSVKY, from the coding sequence ATGAATGCAAAAACAACAAAAATTATTTATTGGACAGGTGTTATCTTAACTTCTTTATGGTTTGGCGCCAGCGGTTTTTTTGAACTTACAACAAATCCAATCGTTTGGGGAATTACACAACAATTAGGTTATCCGGAACATTTCATTTATTTATTGGGCGTATTCAAAGTAGCAGGAGTTATCGTGTTATTAATTCCGAATAAATTATTGCGATTAAAAGAATGGGTATTTGCCGGTGTTTTCTTCGACATCACTTTCGCTTTCTTCTCAAAACTGGCTCTATTAGGTTTTTCTGCAACAACCGACGCTATTATTGCTTTTATAATGGTAAGTGTGACTTATTTCATGTTCAGAAAATTATATAGCGTTCAGTATAGTGTTAAATACTGA
- a CDS encoding Crp/Fnr family transcriptional regulator has product MEAKELLQQHIAKTASLTEEEFSYIFSHFKRESFKKGQVIISEGDKVDCEYFVISGCLKAFFINDEIKMYILQFAMPTWWASDYAALYNQTPATISVDCITDAEVLCLSSEDREKLCREFHQLEHFFRWRTNKGYIASQKRLLSFMNNNVKTRYEELLALYPQLYNLVPKHLIAAYLGVSRETLSRLHSS; this is encoded by the coding sequence ATGGAAGCCAAAGAACTATTACAACAACATATTGCGAAAACGGCTTCATTAACAGAAGAAGAATTCAGTTATATCTTTTCTCATTTTAAACGCGAGTCTTTTAAAAAAGGACAGGTTATTATCAGTGAAGGAGATAAAGTAGATTGCGAGTATTTTGTAATTTCAGGTTGTCTGAAAGCTTTCTTTATTAATGACGAAATCAAGATGTATATATTGCAGTTCGCCATGCCAACCTGGTGGGCCTCAGATTATGCTGCTTTATATAACCAGACGCCGGCAACCATAAGTGTAGATTGTATTACAGATGCAGAAGTGCTTTGTCTTTCTAGTGAAGATCGCGAAAAACTATGCAGGGAATTTCATCAGCTAGAGCATTTTTTCCGTTGGCGTACCAATAAAGGATATATTGCTTCTCAGAAAAGGCTTTTGTCCTTTATGAATAATAATGTCAAAACACGCTATGAAGAGCTTTTGGCATTGTATCCTCAATTATATAATCTTGTTCCAAAGCATTTGATTGCCGCATATCTTGGTGTTTCAAGAGAAACTTTAAGCCGATTGCATAGTTCGTAA
- a CDS encoding thioredoxin family protein, protein MKKIKLIPRFFVALFSLIVINSFGQNNKNSTTQKGFALLELYTSEGCSSCPPADELMGRIQNEYKDDNVYVLAYHVDYWDRQGWKDVFSNADYTQRQYDYTKFLGKEPIYTPQLIVNGKADYIASQETMVRNGIKSALSKPVTTDLSLEASQTTNNLNVNYNIEGTFKNSNLLIAIVQKAAKTNVKRGENANRVLSHYQIVHHLHSVSLKDKKGSVSIHLPKSFSEKDFEVIGFVQDKNNGTISGATRAIFKPSSIL, encoded by the coding sequence ATGAAAAAGATAAAATTAATACCCCGTTTTTTTGTTGCACTATTTTCACTAATAGTGATAAATTCTTTCGGTCAGAATAATAAAAATAGTACTACTCAGAAAGGTTTTGCACTTTTAGAATTATATACTTCTGAGGGCTGTTCAAGCTGTCCGCCTGCAGATGAATTGATGGGAAGGATCCAAAATGAATATAAAGACGACAATGTTTATGTTTTAGCATATCATGTCGATTATTGGGACAGACAGGGCTGGAAAGATGTTTTTAGTAATGCAGATTATACCCAAAGACAATATGATTATACAAAATTTCTGGGAAAAGAACCAATTTATACGCCACAGCTAATTGTAAACGGAAAAGCAGATTATATTGCTTCACAGGAAACGATGGTTAGAAACGGAATCAAATCAGCGCTTTCAAAACCTGTTACGACCGATTTATCTTTGGAAGCGAGCCAGACCACTAATAATCTTAATGTAAATTATAATATCGAAGGAACTTTTAAAAACAGCAATTTACTAATTGCAATTGTTCAAAAAGCAGCTAAAACTAATGTAAAAAGAGGGGAAAATGCAAATCGCGTTTTATCACATTATCAAATTGTACATCATTTACATTCAGTAAGTTTGAAAGATAAAAAAGGATCAGTTTCTATTCATTTGCCAAAAAGTTTTAGTGAAAAAGATTTTGAAGTGATTGGTTTTGTTCAGGACAAAAATAATGGTACTATTTCGGGAGCAACAAGAGCTATTTTTAAACCATCTTCTATCTTATGA
- a CDS encoding IS4 family transposase produces MQTRYFENLKDKRLLNRGNSILNRLFANSIYSIRQLAESDAEAKAIYRFLQNDNVSEADIIKNMSLNCVSCVEDKSVLCIQDSSEINLYNHRNRIKKDESIGLTNASVGGLGFFIHPSFIIDADTLMPYGFSDVKIWNRSHELPPKMKTNTHNRIPIEEKESYRWIDSSLETKKRLSKAKEIIIIQDREGDIFEQFCLVPDSKTHLLIRSRFNRLLGNKIKLFDHLSSQPLQGMYTIELEGDKRRNIQKRTATIEVRFSEITIGKHQYSGKHLPDKIKLYAIEAKEVGENIENPILWRLLTTKKVEDLQTALLCIQWYTYRWTIEEVFRILKKEGFNIEASELSQGKAVRKLCLLMLETIIKLFIMQIAYGCEEETEPRSCFSEQEMECLELQITQLEGKTEKLKNPYKSSDLKRYIWAIARLGGWKGYLSERKPGITTFWIGLQKFNSVMQGWILFRDVSRR; encoded by the coding sequence GTGCAGACTAGATATTTTGAAAATTTAAAAGACAAGCGATTGTTGAATAGAGGTAATTCTATTCTCAATCGCTTGTTTGCTAATAGTATTTATTCGATAAGACAATTAGCAGAAAGTGACGCTGAAGCCAAAGCGATTTACCGATTTTTGCAAAATGATAATGTCAGTGAGGCTGATATTATAAAGAACATGTCTCTTAATTGTGTAAGCTGCGTTGAAGATAAATCTGTTTTGTGTATTCAGGACAGTAGTGAAATAAACCTTTATAATCACAGAAACAGGATCAAAAAGGATGAGTCAATTGGACTGACCAATGCTTCTGTTGGTGGACTTGGCTTTTTTATTCATCCGAGTTTTATCATAGATGCAGATACTTTAATGCCATATGGTTTTTCAGATGTGAAAATATGGAATAGAAGTCATGAACTGCCACCTAAAATGAAGACCAATACTCACAATCGTATACCCATTGAAGAAAAAGAGTCTTACAGATGGATCGATTCTTCTCTTGAAACTAAGAAAAGACTAAGTAAAGCAAAAGAAATAATCATTATTCAGGACAGAGAGGGAGATATTTTTGAACAATTTTGCCTTGTCCCAGACAGTAAAACACATTTATTGATTAGATCCCGATTTAATCGATTGTTGGGTAATAAAATCAAACTTTTCGATCATCTAAGTTCTCAGCCGCTTCAAGGGATGTACACAATTGAACTAGAAGGAGACAAAAGGAGAAATATCCAGAAAAGAACAGCTACTATAGAAGTACGCTTTTCAGAAATAACAATAGGCAAACATCAATATTCAGGTAAACATCTTCCTGATAAAATCAAGCTTTACGCTATTGAGGCAAAAGAGGTTGGAGAAAACATTGAAAACCCAATACTTTGGAGATTACTAACGACAAAGAAAGTTGAAGATCTGCAAACTGCATTACTTTGTATCCAATGGTATACCTACAGGTGGACTATCGAAGAAGTATTTAGAATTTTAAAGAAAGAGGGCTTCAACATAGAAGCTAGCGAATTATCCCAAGGCAAAGCAGTTCGTAAACTATGTCTTTTGATGCTGGAGACTATTATAAAGCTCTTTATTATGCAAATCGCCTATGGCTGCGAAGAAGAGACTGAACCCAGAAGCTGTTTTTCAGAGCAAGAAATGGAATGTTTAGAATTGCAAATCACACAATTAGAGGGTAAAACAGAAAAACTAAAAAACCCATATAAATCGTCAGATTTGAAACGATATATATGGGCTATTGCTAGATTAGGAGGATGGAAAGGTTATCTTTCAGAAAGAAAACCAGGCATCACAACCTTTTGGATTGGCCTGCAAAAATTCAATTCAGTCATGCAAGGTTGGATACTCTTTAGAGATGTGTCCAGACGGTAG
- a CDS encoding YceI family protein, translated as METTNFKIVSSNSNVEWTGRKVTGAHNGTIGIKEGNFILNNGKVSNGKVVIDTASIKILDVTDPATNTQFAGHLASDDFFSIEKFPTASFDILSVKELSDRIFYLEGNLTIKDITHVVGFEATVENNRNAIKLAGKLIIDRTKYDIRFRSGNFFKDLGDTLIYNDFELDFNITAEAIFSGQSKN; from the coding sequence ATGGAAACAACAAATTTTAAAATCGTAAGCTCAAATAGCAACGTAGAATGGACTGGTAGAAAAGTTACCGGTGCTCATAATGGTACAATTGGTATCAAAGAAGGTAATTTCATCTTAAACAATGGAAAAGTAAGCAATGGAAAAGTTGTTATCGATACAGCTTCCATTAAAATCCTGGATGTAACAGATCCGGCAACTAATACACAATTCGCAGGCCATCTTGCCTCAGATGATTTTTTCTCAATCGAAAAATTTCCTACAGCCTCTTTTGATATTCTTTCAGTAAAAGAATTATCAGACCGTATTTTTTATCTTGAAGGTAATCTTACTATAAAAGATATTACACACGTTGTTGGTTTTGAAGCAACGGTTGAAAACAATAGAAATGCAATTAAACTTGCTGGTAAATTGATTATTGATCGTACTAAATATGACATCAGATTCCGTTCAGGGAATTTCTTCAAAGATTTAGGAGATACATTGATTTACAACGACTTTGAGCTTGATTTTAATATTACTGCCGAAGCCATATTTTCAGGACAATCTAAAAACTAA